TTGAAACGTTGGAATGCTTCCGCTGCAATCCGATCCCACTGCGGGTAATACCGAAGCAAATCATCAGGCATTACGCGGGAGCGTTCCGTGTCAGACTCGGGCAAACAATCAAAAGGTTCATCCAAATTTAACGTTCCGTAATCATCGGTCAGCTCTTCGCCCGGTAAAATATCCCGTGCTGCCAATTCCATATCATACATGGTCGGCACACAATTCGCATGAAAGCTGTGGTTCACGTACCTTGCCTTATCCCAGCAAAGAATGTACTTTCCGAACTGGTTCTTAAACGAATATTTTTGTACGTCCTGTTTTCGTAATGAGTCAAGTCTTTCCACAAATGCAGGGTCCAATACCTGATCCAAATCATCCTGTGCCCATACAATCGTTCCTTTTGGGATAAACCTTGTCGCAAACACACCGTACCCGATCTCATCGTTGATATAGCGCAATTCTGTATCGGGATGCATCATGGTCTTTGTTTCACTCCTTGGCGAATGTGCCTTTTTATCATCATAAGCAGTTCTGCCCCAGGAGGTGTGTGAATGTATGCGAAAAACAACCTTTCCTATAGCATTCCTGACTATTTTTCTGGATTAAAATATTTTTTCTTATTTACCACAAATGGTAAATAGTCTATATTATTGGCAAACGGACTTTTAGGAACATTTTCCCACAACGATCGAATCACTATTTGTGTCATGTCATTTTATGTTTCACCCATTGATATCGAAACGGCATACCCGGGGAAATCCGGCGACGCAAAGCTACAGGGGCTACCTCCGCAACAGCGGACACGCTTGCCAGCTACCGAAGTATTGATGTAGGACGAGACCAATGATCCTATATCATTGGTCTTTTTTTGCGCGTACAATGTCTATTTTTGTCTATTTTTGTATGTTTGTGTATTTTTAACTTTTAAAGGAGGTGAGGCAACAGCGGATAGCCGGTTTAATGAAATCATTATTCTATTCATCATGAAGGAGGTTTCATAGGAATGTCATTCTTGAAGAAACTCTCGACCGTCGCGCTGACTGCTGTCATCGGGCTATCAACATTCTCTGGGGCACAAGCTGCTAACCGTCCAACATCGATGTCACCGAACGCTATGGTGACGACTCCTCACTATCTGGCTACGGCTGCGGCCCTGAAGACATTGGAAGACGGTGGAAACGCAGTAGATGCTGCTATTACAGCCGCTTCCACCTTAGCTGTTGTCTACCCTCATTACACAACCATTGGCGGAGATAACTTCTGGCTCATCTACAATGCCAAAACAAAAGAGCTGAAGGCACTGAACGGCAGTGGTCGTGCAGGCGAAAAGGCAACCATCGACTATTACAAAGGCAAAGGCTACGAAAAAATCCCGTCCCGCGGTTATGAATCGGCAAACACTGTCCCTGGAGTTGTCTCCGGCTGGTGGGAGGCGTACAACTACGCCCATAAAAAAATGGGCAACAGCAAGCTTCAATGGAACAGACTGCTGGAGCCTGCCATTGGATACGCCGAAAACGGATATCCAGTCTCCCCCAACCAAGTGTATTGGACAAAATACGCGACAGATCCAACTGACAATGACTTGAAGAATCTTCAACGTTTTGATGGATTCCGTAAAACATTCCTGAAGCCCAACGGCGATCCTTATGCAGCAGGCGAAATTCTCAAACAAAAGGACCTTGCCAATACTTTGCGAATCATTGCGAAAAAAGGCGCTGACGGTTTTTATAAAGGAGAAGTTGCTAAAAAAATCGTAGCAGACATGCAAGCCAACGGCGGATTGCTCACGTTGAAAGATTTTGAGAAGCATACCTCCACTTGGGCAGATCCTATTACGGTAGACTACCGCGGATACAAAGCATACAACGTTCCGCCTAACTCCCAAGGCATGGCATCACTCTCCATTCTTAATGTTTTGAATAACTTTGACCTTAAGAGCATGGGTGAAGGAACACCCGATTACTATCACACGATTGTGGAAGCTACCAAACAGGCTTTTGCTGACCGCGACAAATGGCTGACTGACCCAGCCTTTGCGGATATCCCTGTAGATGAGCTGTTGTCCAAGCAGCATGGGAAAGATTTAGCTGCGCGTATTGATATGAAGCAAGCAGCCAAATCCGTAGAACCGCTTGATCCAAAAGGCGATACAACCTGGTTCGGGATCGTCGACAAAGATGGAAATGCCGTGTCCATCATTCAGAGTCACTATTTTGACTGGGGTTCCGGCATCGTAGCGAAAGATACGGGTGTCCTTTTGCAAAACCGCGGAAGTTATTTCTCTTTGGATTCCAAACACATCAATCACTTGGAACCAGGCAAACGCACCTTCCACACAATTAACCCAGCGAT
This genomic stretch from Brevibacillus brevis harbors:
- a CDS encoding SET domain-containing protein, which encodes MMHPDTELRYINDEIGYGVFATRFIPKGTIVWAQDDLDQVLDPAFVERLDSLRKQDVQKYSFKNQFGKYILCWDKARYVNHSFHANCVPTMYDMELAARDILPGEELTDDYGTLNLDEPFDCLPESDTERSRVMPDDLLRYYPQWDRIAAEAFQRFNYVEQPLLHLISPKHLETIRGITEQRLAIDSVVHLYCRSQWQTRQQWET
- the ggt gene encoding gamma-glutamyltransferase, whose protein sequence is MSFLKKLSTVALTAVIGLSTFSGAQAANRPTSMSPNAMVTTPHYLATAAALKTLEDGGNAVDAAITAASTLAVVYPHYTTIGGDNFWLIYNAKTKELKALNGSGRAGEKATIDYYKGKGYEKIPSRGYESANTVPGVVSGWWEAYNYAHKKMGNSKLQWNRLLEPAIGYAENGYPVSPNQVYWTKYATDPTDNDLKNLQRFDGFRKTFLKPNGDPYAAGEILKQKDLANTLRIIAKKGADGFYKGEVAKKIVADMQANGGLLTLKDFEKHTSTWADPITVDYRGYKAYNVPPNSQGMASLSILNVLNNFDLKSMGEGTPDYYHTIVEATKQAFADRDKWLTDPAFADIPVDELLSKQHGKDLAARIDMKQAAKSVEPLDPKGDTTWFGIVDKDGNAVSIIQSHYFDWGSGIVAKDTGVLLQNRGSYFSLDSKHINHLEPGKRTFHTINPAMLFKGDKPYLLYGTQGGEGQPQTQAALVTRIVDFGFSVQDAIEAPRWLHGRNWGSASNNLKVESRIPQEVLDELIKRGHPVEKLEAAYTDAMGQSGAILIDPQTNVKFGGADPRGEGAAMGY